One part of the Vitis riparia cultivar Riparia Gloire de Montpellier isolate 1030 chromosome 15, EGFV_Vit.rip_1.0, whole genome shotgun sequence genome encodes these proteins:
- the LOC117932111 gene encoding 40S ribosomal protein S13 gives MGRMHSRGKGISSSALPYKRTPPSWLKISSQDVEENICKFAKKGMTPSQIGVILRDSHGIAQVKSVTGSKILRILKAHGLAPEIPEDLYHLIKKAVAIRKHLERNRKDKDSKFRLILVESRIHRLARYYKRTKKLPPVWKYESTTASTLVA, from the exons ATGGGTCGCATGCACAGTCGCGGTAAGG GTATTTCTTCCTCAGCTCTGCCCTACAAGAGGACTCCACCAAGTTGGCTGAAGATCTCTTCTCAGGAT GTTGAGGAGAACATCTGCAAATTTGCCAAGAAGGGTATGACACCTTCTCAAATTGGTGTTATACTTCGTGATTCCCATGGTATTGCTCAGGTCAAGAGTGTCACTGGGAGCAAGATCTTGCGGATTCTCAAGGCTCATG GGCTTGCTCCTGAAATTCCCGAGGATCTCTATCACCTCATTAAGAAAGCAGTTGCTATTCGCAAGCATCTGGAGAGGAACCGGAAGGATAAGGATTCCAAGTTTAGATTGATCTTGGTTGAGAGTAGGATCCATCGCCTTGCTCGCTATTACAAGAGGACAAAGAAGCTGCCACCTGTGTGGAAGTA TGAATCTACCACCGCCAGCACCCTTGTGGCTTAG
- the LOC117932112 gene encoding autophagy-related protein 8f-like, translated as MAKSYFKQEHEFEKRRAEAARIRDKYPERIPVIVEKAERSDIPNIDKKKYLVPADLTVGQFVYVIRKRIKLSAEKAIFIFVDNVLPPTGAIMSTIYDEKKDADGFLYVTYSGENTFGYQIPPQL; from the exons ATGGCAAAGAGCTATTTCAAGCAAGAGCACGAATTTG AGAAGAGGCGGGCAGAGGCTGCTAGAATTAGGGACAAATATCCAGAAAGAATTCCA GTGATTGTGGAGAAGGCTGAGAGAAGTGATATTCCGAACATTGACAAGAAGAA GTACCTAGTCCCAGCTGACCTGACTGTAGGACAATTTGTCTATGTTATCCGGAAGAGAATTAAGCTGAGTGCAGAAAAGGCTATATTCATATTTGTGGACAATGTCCTCCCACCTACAG GAGCAATAATGTCTACCATATACGACGAAAAGAAGGATGCAGATGGGTTTCTCTATGTTACTTACAGTGGAGAGAACACATTTGGGTACCAGATCCCACCACAGCTCTAG
- the LOC117932766 gene encoding uncharacterized protein LOC117932766, with protein sequence MLSTPFCSHIIHYEPPRGFLVPKFSTYDGCSDPFDHIMHYRQLMTLDIGNDPLLCKVFPASLQGQALSWFHRLPPNSVDNFRDLSEAFVGQYLCSARHKQNISTLQNIKMKDNESLREFVKRFGQAVLQVEACSMDAVLQIFKRCICPGTPFFESLAKKPPVTMDDLFRRANKYSMLEDDVRAATQQVLVAGQSSKGSTEGSTKPPDRPRPSDRRQEGPSRPEMPPLTPLSITYEKLLPMIQSMSDFKWPRPLGSDPSRRDHNKKCAYHKEHGHTTETCRSLQYLVERLIKAGHLRQYLRLDARDGDVSRGRDSGAPMAPAAPKAVINYINGGPSDEELNSKRKRQKLLREAMVRERINSIRPGITEGSLNPIDGTITFPPVDPTRILRPHRDALILSLGIDKFDVRRILIDPGSSADLVQASVISHMGHNLVGLENPGRVLSGFNGASTISLGDIVLPVQAGPVTLNVQFSVVQDLSPFNVILGRTWLHCMKAIPSTYHQMVSFLTEDGQINLYGSQLAARQCYQIAKEAGTGRENEPLPESTHALDQ encoded by the coding sequence atgctctccacgcctttctgCTCTCATATCATTCATTACGAGCCCCCAAGGGGGTTTCTCGTGCCAAAGTTCTCCACGTACGATGGGTGCAGTGACCCTttcgaccatatcatgcattatcgGCAGCTCATGACCCTCGATATAGGCAACGACCCGCTGCTGTGCAAAGTATTCCCTGCCAGTCTACAAGGACAAGCTCTTTCATGGTTCCATCGCCTACCTCCTAACTCGGTGGATAATTTCAGAGACCTTTCAGAAGCTTTCGTGGGACAATACCTATGTTCCGCTCGGCATAAGCAAAACATCAGCAccttacaaaatataaaaatgaaggataatGAATCCTTGAGGGAATTCGTGAAACGATTTGGCCAAGCTGTCCTACAAGTGGAAGCTTGCAGCATGGACGCTGTCCTACAGATCTTCAAGCGATGCATCTGTCCAGGAACTCCATTTTTTGAGTCATTAGCTAAAAAGCCTCCTGTGACGATGGACGACTTGTTTCGACGTGCaaacaaatactcaatgctTGAAGATGACGTACGGGCAGCCACCCAGCAAGTATTGGTTGCCGGACAGTCGTCCAAGGGTAGTACAGAGGGAAGCACTAAACCTCCGGACAGGCCAAGGCCATCCGATCGGAGGCAAGAAGGGCCAAGCCGCCCGGAAATGCCACCCCTCACCCCACTCTCTATAACTTATGAGAAGCTTCTCCCTATGATCCAGAGCATGTCCGATTTCAAGTGGCCCAGACCCCTCGGATCGGATCCATCCAGGAGAGATCATAACAAAAAATGCGCTTACCATAAGGAGCATGGCCATACAACGGAGACGTGCAGAAGCCTCCAATATTTGGTGGAAAGACTTATAAAGGCGGGACATTTAAGGCAATACCTCCGCTTAGATGCTAGAGATGGAGACGTCTCCCGGGGCCGCGACTCTGGAGCCCCCATGGCTCCAGCCGCCCCCAAAGCCGTCATAAACTACATTAATGGAGGCCCATCGGATGAAGAGCTCAATTCCAAACGGAAAAGACAGAAGTTGTTACGCGAAGCGATGGTGCGTGAGCGTATCAACTCCATCCGGCCTGGGATAACCGAAGGGAGCCTTAACCCCATAGACGGGACAATCACTTTTCCTCCAGTAGACCCCACGCGGATATTACGTCCGCACCGTGATGCCCTCATTCTATCCTTGGGGATAGACAAATTTGACGTGAGACGCATCCTAATTGACCCAGGCAGCTCAGCCGACCTGGTGCAAGCATCAGTCATAAGCCACATGGGACACAACTTAGTCGGTCTCGAAAACCCTGGAAGGGTTTTATCCGGATTCAACGGGGCATCAACTATCTCGTTGGGAGACATTGTGCTGCCAGTCCAAGCTGGCCCAGTCACTCTCAACGTTCAATTTTCGGTAGTACAAGATCTATCACCCTTCAATGTTATCTTGGGACGCACATGGTTACACTGCATGAAAGCCATCCCCTCCACATATCATCAGATGGTAAGCTTTCTCACTGAAGATGGGCAAATCAACCTATATGGCAGCCAGCTAGCCGCTCGCCAATGCTACCAGATAGCAAAAGAAGCAGGGACCGGTCGGGAGAATGAACCCCTCCCCGAATCCACCCATGCACTCGACCAATAG
- the LOC117932521 gene encoding LRR receptor-like serine/threonine-protein kinase SIK1 has protein sequence MGLSLYLLSFILALYLNYPQALSSNPELRVLMVMKASLDPENRFLSSWTSDNDPCSDSFEGVACNEYGHVVNISLQGKGLMGQIPKEIAELKSLSGLYLHFNSLYGEIPEEISALTELSDLYLNVNNLSGVIHPGIGNMSNLQVLQLCYNKLTGGIPTQLGSLKKLSVLALQSNELTGAIPASLGDLEMLTRLDLSFNNLFGPIPVKLANAPMLEVLDIRNNTLSGNVPQALKRLNDGFQYRNNPGLCGDGFSALDVCSASDQLNPNRPEPFGPNGTDKNGLPESANLRPDCSKTHCSTPSKTSQIAVVCGVIGVIIALTVSGLFAFSWYRRRKQKIGSAFDASDSRLSTDQVKEVYRKSASPLISLEYSHGWDPLGQSGNGFSQEVPGSVMFNLEDVESATQYFSDLNLLGKSNFSAIYKGILRDGSVVAIKCIAKISCKSDEAEFLKGLKTLASLKHENLVRLRGFCCSKGRGECFLIYDFVPNGNLLQYLDVTDNSGKVLEWSTRISIINGIAKGIGYLHGKKGNKCALVHQNISAEKVLIDQHYNPLLSDSGLHKLLADDIVFSTLKATAAMGYLAPEYTTTGRFTEKSDVYAFGMIVFQILSGKRKIAHLTRNGAESGRFEDFIDANLAGKFSESEAAKLGKIALLCTHDSPSHRPAIENVMQELNDLVSPS, from the exons ATGGGTCTCTCTCTTTACCTCCTTTCTTTCATCCTCGCCTTGTATCTCAACTATCCACAAGCTCTTTCTTCAAATCCTGAGCTTAGAGTCCTCATGGTCATGAAAGCTTCACTGGATCCTGAGAACAGATTCCTTTCTTCTTGGACCAGTGACAATGACCCTTGCAGTGACTCTTTTGAAGGTGTGGCTTGCAATGAGTATGGCCACGTTGTTAATATTTCTCTGCAGGGGAAGGGGCTGATGGGTCAGATACCAAAGGAGATTGCTGAGCTCAAGAGCTTGTCTGGGCTTTACTTGCATTTCAACTCTCTGTATGGGGAGATACCTGAGGAAATCTCAGCTTTGACTGAGCTTTCTGATTTGTACCTGAATGTGAATAATCTCTCTGGGGTGATACACCCTGGGATTGGGAATATGTCTAATCTTCAAG TTTTACAGCTCTGTTACAACAAGTTAACTGGGGGCATACCTACACAGTTGGGGTCTCTGAAGAAGCTTAGTGTCCTAGCTCTGCAATCTAATGAATTGACTGGTGCTATTCCTGCGAGTTTGGGTGATCTGGAGATGTTAACTAGGTTGGATCTGAGCTTTAATAACCTTTTTGGTCCTATTCCTGTAAAATTAGCAAATGCCCCTATGCTAGAGGTTCTTGATATCAGAAACAACACCCTTTCAGGAAATGTTCCTCAAG CTCTGAAGAGACTGAATGATGGATTCCAATACAGAAACAATCCAGGCTTATGTGGAGATGGATTTTCAGCATTGGATGTTTGTAGTGCATCTGATCAATTAAATCCAAACAGACCTGAACCATTTGGGCCTAATGGTACTGATAAAAATGGCCTCCCAGAGTCCGCAAATTTGCGGCCTGATTGCAGTAAAACTCACTGTTCAACTCCATCAAAAACCTCACAAATTGCTGTCGTTTGTGGAGTAATAGGAGTGATAATTGCCTTGACAGTTTCTGGGCTTTTCGCATTCTCATGGTACCGTCGCAGAAAACAAAAGATTGGAAGTGCTTTCGATGCTTCTGATAGTCGGCTTAGTACTGACCAGGTTAAGGAGGTTTACAGGAAGAGCGCCTCTCCCCTTATCAGTCTGGAATATTCCCATGGATGGGACCCCTTAGGTCAAAGTGGAAACGGGTTCTCTCAGGAAGTTCCTGGGAGTGTTATGTTCAACTTAGAAGATGTGGAGTCTGCAACACAGTACTTCTCAGACTTGAATTTGTTGGGGAAGAGTAATTTCTCTGCAATCTACAAGGGAATTCTGAGAGATGGGTCAGTTGTTGCAATTAAATGCATTGCCAAGATAAGCTGCAAGTCTGATGAAGCTGAGTTCTTGAAGGGACTAAAGACATTGGCCTCGTTGAAGCATGAAAATCTTGTTAGGTTGAGAGGTTTTTGCTGCTCCAAGGGCAGGGGAGAGTGTTTTCTCATCTATGATTTTGTTCCCAATGGAAACCTGTTGCAGTATCTTGATGTGACCGATAACAGTGGGAAGGTTCTTGAATGGTCCACCAGAATTTCTATCATCAATGGCATTGCCAAAG GTATCGGGTATTTACATGGGAAGAAAGGAAACAAATGTGCTCTAGTTCACCAAAATATATCAGCTGAGAAAGTGCTCATTGACCAACATTACAATCCCTTGCTCTCTGATTCTGGCCTGCACAAGCTCCTTGCAGATGACATTGTATTCTCTACTCTGAAAGCCACTGCAGCCATGGGATACCTTGCTCCTGAGTACACAACCACAGGCCGGTTCACTGAAAAGAGTGATGTGTATGCATTTGGAATGATTGTATTTCAAATCCTTTCTGGGAAACGAAAAATCGCCCACTTGACCCGCAATGGTGCTGAATCAGGCAGATTTGAAGATTTTATTGACGCCAATCTTGCTGGTAAATTCTCCGAGTCTGAGGCAGCTAAGCTGGGGAAAATTGCCTTACTTTGCACTCATGACTCTCCTAGCCACAGGCCAGCTATTGAAAATGTGATGCAAGAACTGAATGATTTAGTTAGCCCTTCTTGA